In a single window of the Salvelinus namaycush isolate Seneca chromosome 6, SaNama_1.0, whole genome shotgun sequence genome:
- the clcn3 gene encoding H(+)/Cl(-) exchange transporter 3 isoform X6 encodes MDDISTEADPYLPYDGGGDTIALQELPKRGSNYVMSNGGGVMSSTTHLLDFLEEPIPGVGTYDDFHTIDWVREKCKDRERHRKINAKKKESAWEFTKSLYDAWSGWLVVTLTGLASGALAGLIDIAADWLNDIKEGVCLNAMWFNHEQCCWGSNETTFAERDKCPQWKSWAGLILGQEEGPGSYIMNYFMYIYWALSFAFLAVLLVKVFAPYACGSGIPEIKTILSGFIIRGYLGKWTLLIKTVTLVLAVASGLSLGKEGPLVHVACCCGNIFSYLFPKYSKNEAKKREVLSAASAAGVSVAFGAPIGGVLFSLEEVSYYFPLKTLWRSFFAALVAAFVLRSINPFGNSRLVLFYVEYHTPWYLFELIPFILLGVFGGLWGAFFIKANIAWCRRRKSTRFGKYPILEVIFVAAITAVVAFPNPYTRQNTSELIKELFTDCGPLESSQLCQYRSQMNGSKAFVDASPNKPAGPGVYAAIWQLCLALIFKIIMTIFTFGLKVPAGLFIPSMAIGAIAGRIVGIAVEQLAYYHHDWLVFREWCEVGTDCITPGLYAMVGAAACLGGVTRMTVSLVVIVFELTGGLEYIVPLMAAVMTSKWVGDAFGREGIYESHIRLNGYPFLDAKEEFTHTTLAREVMRPRRSDPPLAVLTQDDLTVEELQGIINETSYNGFPVIVSKESQRLVGFALRRDITIAIENARRKQEGILLTSRVYFTQHAPTLPADSPRPLKLRSILDMSPFTVTDHTPMEIVVDIFRKLGLRQCLVTHNGRLLGIITKKDILRHMAQMANQDPDNIMFN; translated from the exons ATGGACGATATCTCAACCGAGGCTGACCCCTATCTACCCTACGACGGGGGAGGGGATACCATCGCCCTGCAGGAGCTGCCTAAAAGAG GATCTAACTACGTCATGTCTAACGGGGGCGGGGTGATGAGTAGCACCACCCACCTGCTGGACTTCCTGGAGGAGCCCATCCCGGGGGTCGGCACCTATGATGACTTCCACACCATCGACTGGGTCCGGGAGAAGTGCAAGGACCGGGAACGCCACCGCAAG ATCAATGCTAAGAAGAAGGAATCAGCTTGGGAGTTTACCAAGAGCCTGTATGATGCCTGGTCTGGGTGGCTGGTGGTGACGCTGACAGGGCTGGcctcag GTGCTCTGGCTGGTCTAATCGACATCGCTGCTGATTGGCTGAACGACATCAAGGAGGGTGTGTGTCTGAATGCCATGTGGTTCAACCACGAGCAGTGCTGCTGGGGCTCCAACGAGACCACGTTCGCTGAGAGGGACAAGTGTCCTCAGTGGAAGAGCTGGGCGGGGCTCATCCTGGGCCAGGAAGAG GGCCCTGGTTCCTACATCATGAACTACTTCATGTACATCTACTGGGCTTTGTCCTTCGCCTTCCTGGCCGTGTTACTGGTCAAGGTGTTCGCCCCTTACGCCTGTGGCTCCGGTATACCTGAG ATAAAGACCATTCTCAGTGGGTTCATCATCCGGGGTTACCTGGGGAAGTGGACCCTGCTGATCAAGACGGTGACCCTGGTGCTGGCTGTAGCGTCTGGGCTGAGCCTGGGGAAGGAGGGACCCTTGGTCCACGTGGCCTGCTGTTGTGGAAACATTTTCTCATATCTCTTCCCCAAGTACAGTAAGAACGAGGCCAAAAAGCGAGAG GTCCTATCTGCAGCGTCAGCGGCTGGGGTGTCTGTCGCTTTCGGTGCTCCCATAGGAGGAGTACTCTTCAGCTTGGAGGAG gtgagCTACTACTTCCCTCTGAAGACCCTGTGGCGCTCCTTCTTCGCTGCATTGGTGGCAGCCTTCGTCCTCCGCTCCATCAACCCGTTTGGCAACAGCCGTCTGGTCCTGTTCTACGTGGAGTACCACACCCCCTGGTACCTGTTTGAGCTTATCCCCTTCATCCTGCTGGGGGTGTTTGGAGGCCTCTGGGGGGCCTTCTTCATCAAGGCCAACATCGCCTGGTGCCGAAGGAGGAAATCCACCCGCTTCGGGAAGTACCCCATCCTGGAGGTGATCTTCGTGGCGGCCATTACCGCGGTCGTGGCGTTCCCCAACCCGTACACGCGGCAGAACACCAGCGAGCTGATTAAAGAGTTGTTTACCGACTGCGGACCCTTGGAGTCGTCCCAGCTGTGCCAGTACAGGAGTCAGATGAACGGGAGCAAGGCGTTTGTGGACGCGTCTCCCAACAAGCCGGCGGGACCCGGGGTGTACGCAGCCATTTGGCAGCTGTGCCTGGCGCTCATCTTCAAGATCATCATGACCATCTTCACCTTCGGACTTAAG GTTCCTGCTGGCCTGTTCATCCCCAGTATGGCCATCGGGGCGATCGCCGGGCGTATCGTTGGCATCGCCGTGGAGCAGCTGGCGTACTACCACCACGACTGGTTAGTGTTCAGGGAGTGGTGCGAGGTAGGCACCGACTGCATCACCCCGGGACTCTATGCCATGGTGGGGGCCGCCGCATGTCTGG GTGGTGTCACGCGGATGACCGTGTCTCTCGTGGTCATCGTGTTTGAGCTGACGGGCGGCCTGGAGTACATCGTGCCACTCATGGCCGCCGTCATGACCAGCAAGTGGGTGGGCGACGCCTTTGGGCGCGAGGGCATCTACGAATCACACATCCGCCTGAACGGGTACCCCTTCCTCGACGCCAAGGAGGAGTTCACACACACCACGCTGGCGCGGGAG GTGATGCGGCCGCGGCGTAGTGATCCACCGTTAGCGGTGCTGACGCAGGACGACCTGACAGTGGAGGAACTACAGGGGATCATCAACGAGACCAGCTACAACGGCTTCCCTGTCATCGTCTCCAAGGAGTCCCAGAGACTGGTTGGCTTCGCTCTGCGCAGGGACATCACCATCGCTATAG AGAACGCACGGCGGAAGCAGGAGGGTATCCTGCTGACGTCGCGGGTCTACTTCACGCAGCACGCCCCTACGCTGCCCGCCGACAGCCCGCGGCCCCTCAAGCTGCGCTCCATCCTGGACATGAGCCCCTTCACCGTGACCGACCACACGCCCATGGAGATCGTGGTGGACATCTTCCGCAAGCTGGGCCTCCGCCAGTGTCTGGTGACACACAACGG gCGTCTCCTTGGTATTATCACAAAAAAAGATATCCTTCGTCATATGGCCCAGATGGCCAACCAAGACCCCGACAACATAATGTTCAACTAG
- the clcn3 gene encoding H(+)/Cl(-) exchange transporter 3 isoform X4 encodes MESEQLFNRKGYYRNSYNSIASASSDEELLDGAGVVMDFHTSEDDNLLDGDATSPGSNYVMSNGGGVMSSTTHLLDFLEEPIPGVGTYDDFHTIDWVREKCKDRERHRKINAKKKESAWEFTKSLYDAWSGWLVVTLTGLASGALAGLIDIAADWLNDIKEGVCLNAMWFNHEQCCWGSNETTFAERDKCPQWKSWAGLILGQEEGPGSYIMNYFMYIYWALSFAFLAVLLVKVFAPYACGSGIPEIKTILSGFIIRGYLGKWTLLIKTVTLVLAVASGLSLGKEGPLVHVACCCGNIFSYLFPKYSKNEAKKREVLSAASAAGVSVAFGAPIGGVLFSLEEVSYYFPLKTLWRSFFAALVAAFVLRSINPFGNSRLVLFYVEYHTPWYLFELIPFILLGVFGGLWGAFFIKANIAWCRRRKSTRFGKYPILEVIFVAAITAVVAFPNPYTRQNTSELIKELFTDCGPLESSQLCQYRSQMNGSKAFVDASPNKPAGPGVYAAIWQLCLALIFKIIMTIFTFGLKVPAGLFIPSMAIGAIAGRIVGIAVEQLAYYHHDWLVFREWCEVGTDCITPGLYAMVGAAACLGGVTRMTVSLVVIVFELTGGLEYIVPLMAAVMTSKWVGDAFGREGIYESHIRLNGYPFLDAKEEFTHTTLAREVMRPRRSDPPLAVLTQDDLTVEELQGIINETSYNGFPVIVSKESQRLVGFALRRDITIAIENARRKQEGILLTSRVYFTQHAPTLPADSPRPLKLRSILDMSPFTVTDHTPMEIVVDIFRKLGLRQCLVTHNGIVLGVITKKNILEHLEELKEHTEPLIDDI; translated from the exons GATCTAACTACGTCATGTCTAACGGGGGCGGGGTGATGAGTAGCACCACCCACCTGCTGGACTTCCTGGAGGAGCCCATCCCGGGGGTCGGCACCTATGATGACTTCCACACCATCGACTGGGTCCGGGAGAAGTGCAAGGACCGGGAACGCCACCGCAAG ATCAATGCTAAGAAGAAGGAATCAGCTTGGGAGTTTACCAAGAGCCTGTATGATGCCTGGTCTGGGTGGCTGGTGGTGACGCTGACAGGGCTGGcctcag GTGCTCTGGCTGGTCTAATCGACATCGCTGCTGATTGGCTGAACGACATCAAGGAGGGTGTGTGTCTGAATGCCATGTGGTTCAACCACGAGCAGTGCTGCTGGGGCTCCAACGAGACCACGTTCGCTGAGAGGGACAAGTGTCCTCAGTGGAAGAGCTGGGCGGGGCTCATCCTGGGCCAGGAAGAG GGCCCTGGTTCCTACATCATGAACTACTTCATGTACATCTACTGGGCTTTGTCCTTCGCCTTCCTGGCCGTGTTACTGGTCAAGGTGTTCGCCCCTTACGCCTGTGGCTCCGGTATACCTGAG ATAAAGACCATTCTCAGTGGGTTCATCATCCGGGGTTACCTGGGGAAGTGGACCCTGCTGATCAAGACGGTGACCCTGGTGCTGGCTGTAGCGTCTGGGCTGAGCCTGGGGAAGGAGGGACCCTTGGTCCACGTGGCCTGCTGTTGTGGAAACATTTTCTCATATCTCTTCCCCAAGTACAGTAAGAACGAGGCCAAAAAGCGAGAG GTCCTATCTGCAGCGTCAGCGGCTGGGGTGTCTGTCGCTTTCGGTGCTCCCATAGGAGGAGTACTCTTCAGCTTGGAGGAG gtgagCTACTACTTCCCTCTGAAGACCCTGTGGCGCTCCTTCTTCGCTGCATTGGTGGCAGCCTTCGTCCTCCGCTCCATCAACCCGTTTGGCAACAGCCGTCTGGTCCTGTTCTACGTGGAGTACCACACCCCCTGGTACCTGTTTGAGCTTATCCCCTTCATCCTGCTGGGGGTGTTTGGAGGCCTCTGGGGGGCCTTCTTCATCAAGGCCAACATCGCCTGGTGCCGAAGGAGGAAATCCACCCGCTTCGGGAAGTACCCCATCCTGGAGGTGATCTTCGTGGCGGCCATTACCGCGGTCGTGGCGTTCCCCAACCCGTACACGCGGCAGAACACCAGCGAGCTGATTAAAGAGTTGTTTACCGACTGCGGACCCTTGGAGTCGTCCCAGCTGTGCCAGTACAGGAGTCAGATGAACGGGAGCAAGGCGTTTGTGGACGCGTCTCCCAACAAGCCGGCGGGACCCGGGGTGTACGCAGCCATTTGGCAGCTGTGCCTGGCGCTCATCTTCAAGATCATCATGACCATCTTCACCTTCGGACTTAAG GTTCCTGCTGGCCTGTTCATCCCCAGTATGGCCATCGGGGCGATCGCCGGGCGTATCGTTGGCATCGCCGTGGAGCAGCTGGCGTACTACCACCACGACTGGTTAGTGTTCAGGGAGTGGTGCGAGGTAGGCACCGACTGCATCACCCCGGGACTCTATGCCATGGTGGGGGCCGCCGCATGTCTGG GTGGTGTCACGCGGATGACCGTGTCTCTCGTGGTCATCGTGTTTGAGCTGACGGGCGGCCTGGAGTACATCGTGCCACTCATGGCCGCCGTCATGACCAGCAAGTGGGTGGGCGACGCCTTTGGGCGCGAGGGCATCTACGAATCACACATCCGCCTGAACGGGTACCCCTTCCTCGACGCCAAGGAGGAGTTCACACACACCACGCTGGCGCGGGAG GTGATGCGGCCGCGGCGTAGTGATCCACCGTTAGCGGTGCTGACGCAGGACGACCTGACAGTGGAGGAACTACAGGGGATCATCAACGAGACCAGCTACAACGGCTTCCCTGTCATCGTCTCCAAGGAGTCCCAGAGACTGGTTGGCTTCGCTCTGCGCAGGGACATCACCATCGCTATAG AGAACGCACGGCGGAAGCAGGAGGGTATCCTGCTGACGTCGCGGGTCTACTTCACGCAGCACGCCCCTACGCTGCCCGCCGACAGCCCGCGGCCCCTCAAGCTGCGCTCCATCCTGGACATGAGCCCCTTCACCGTGACCGACCACACGCCCATGGAGATCGTGGTGGACATCTTCCGCAAGCTGGGCCTCCGCCAGTGTCTGGTGACACACAACGG gATTGTATTGGGCGTCATCACTAAGAAGAATATATTAGAGCATCTGGAGGAGCTCAAGGAACACACGGAGCCCCTG ATCGACGACATCTGA